From Phragmitibacter flavus, the proteins below share one genomic window:
- the serA gene encoding phosphoglycerate dehydrogenase, whose product MSDKHRILVADPISQTGIDLLQAEPSFEVEVKLGLKEAEFCEAAKGVSAIVVRSGVKVTAKVLEAADKLKVVGRAGVGVDNIDIPAASKRGVVVMNTPGGNTVSTAEHAFALMSSLARKIPQAHATVIAGRWDRKHFQGTELNHKVLAVLGMGRIGAEFAKRAKAFGMTVIAYDPYLSANRAQLLGVELRDNLDDAVKDADFITMHMPLTNETKHMLNETRMRKIKKGVRIINCARGGLVDDNALAKLLEEGHVAGAALDVFEVEPPPADYPVLHAPNVVFTPHLGASTGEAQESVGIEIAEQVKDNLLHGTVVNAVNMPNVDPKTLAEIGPFLRFGEILGRLISQIAPQRVEKMRINYSGKLGELDTTLISRGVLKGYLEKPIGADQVNLINAMSTAENLGLKFTESRLPGPTAFNDLIEVHVSNGEDTAVISGSFFGGDPRIVKINGRHVEARPEGTLLLIENDDRPGMIGAYGTILGKNQVNIANMSLSRNVEGGTALTLLTLDSVPTEAVIKELEQIPGVIKIYSMVLE is encoded by the coding sequence ATGTCGGACAAGCACCGTATCCTCGTCGCAGATCCTATCTCACAAACTGGCATCGACCTGCTCCAGGCAGAGCCATCCTTTGAAGTGGAAGTTAAACTCGGCCTCAAAGAAGCCGAATTTTGTGAAGCCGCCAAAGGCGTATCCGCCATCGTCGTGCGCAGCGGAGTTAAAGTTACCGCCAAGGTTCTTGAAGCTGCCGACAAACTCAAGGTCGTTGGTCGTGCCGGTGTCGGAGTCGATAACATCGACATCCCTGCCGCCTCCAAACGCGGCGTCGTTGTCATGAATACTCCCGGTGGCAATACCGTTTCCACCGCCGAACACGCCTTTGCCTTGATGTCATCCCTTGCCCGCAAGATCCCCCAGGCGCATGCCACGGTGATTGCCGGTCGCTGGGATCGCAAACATTTCCAGGGCACCGAACTGAACCACAAAGTTCTCGCCGTTCTCGGCATGGGTCGCATTGGAGCCGAGTTTGCCAAGCGTGCGAAAGCGTTTGGTATGACCGTGATCGCTTACGATCCCTATCTCAGCGCCAACCGCGCCCAATTGCTCGGAGTTGAACTGCGTGACAACCTTGATGACGCCGTCAAAGACGCGGATTTCATCACCATGCACATGCCGCTCACCAACGAGACCAAGCACATGCTCAATGAAACCCGCATGCGCAAAATCAAAAAAGGCGTGCGCATCATCAACTGCGCCCGCGGCGGACTTGTCGACGACAACGCATTGGCAAAACTTCTCGAAGAAGGTCATGTCGCCGGTGCCGCACTTGACGTTTTCGAAGTCGAACCACCACCCGCCGACTATCCTGTTCTGCACGCCCCCAACGTGGTCTTCACCCCTCACCTCGGTGCCTCCACCGGCGAAGCGCAGGAATCCGTCGGCATCGAAATCGCCGAACAGGTCAAAGACAACCTTCTTCATGGCACCGTCGTCAACGCGGTCAACATGCCCAATGTGGATCCCAAGACCCTCGCCGAAATCGGACCTTTCCTCCGCTTCGGCGAAATCCTCGGCCGACTTATCTCGCAAATCGCTCCCCAACGCGTCGAGAAAATGCGCATCAACTACAGCGGCAAACTTGGCGAACTCGACACCACGCTTATCTCGCGTGGCGTCTTGAAAGGTTACCTTGAGAAACCCATCGGTGCCGACCAGGTCAACCTCATCAACGCGATGAGCACCGCCGAAAATCTCGGTCTCAAATTCACCGAAAGCCGCCTTCCCGGCCCCACCGCGTTCAACGATCTCATCGAAGTCCACGTCAGCAATGGCGAAGACACCGCCGTCATCAGCGGTTCCTTCTTTGGTGGCGATCCTCGCATCGTTAAGATCAACGGACGCCACGTCGAAGCCCGTCCTGAAGGCACCCTGCTCCTTATCGAAAACGATGACCGTCCGGGCATGATCGGCGCCTATGGCACCATCCTTGGCAAGAATCAGGTCAACATCGCCAACATGTCCCTGAGCCGCAACGTCGAAGGCGGCACCGCCCTCACACTCCTCACTCTCGACTCCGTCCCCACCGAAGCCGTGATCAAAGAACTGGAGCAGATTCCCGGCGTCATAAAGATCTACAGCATGGTGCTCGAATAA
- the ilvD gene encoding dihydroxy-acid dehydratase: MSKKITAKTKPNLHRAHSSILVDGPERAASRAMLHAVGFKKEDFNKSQIGVASTWSMVTPCNMHIDRLARESAKGIDAAGGKSIIFNTITISDGISMGTQGMKYSLVSREVIADSIETVVGCECLDGFVAIGGCDKNMPGCVIAMARLNRPSVFVYGGTILPGCIGPEKKEGDIVTVFEAVGKHANCLISDDELHEIEEAAIPGEGSCGGMYTANTMASAIEAMGLSLPNSGAQSAVGDDKMRDCFDAGVAVLNMIKLGIRPSDILSKESFENAITLVIALGGSTNAVLHLIAMAHSAGIKLTIDDFTRVGKKTPVLADLKPSGKYFMNDLVKIGGTVPLMKMLVEEGLMHGDCMTVTGRTMKENLSKIKLKYPKDQKIIFPVSNPIKKDSHLVIFRGNLCPEGAVGKISGKEGFEFSGKAIVFESEETALQAILHDKVKKGHVIIIRSEGPQGGPGMREMLSPTSAIMGKGLGKDVALITDGRFSGGSHGFVIGHVTPEAFVGGPIAVIKNGDAITIDAVKRMITLGIPDKELKARLKAWKQPKPRVKRGVLAKYAATVQSASLGAVTDLDVVG; the protein is encoded by the coding sequence ATGTCCAAAAAGATCACCGCCAAAACGAAACCCAATTTACACCGTGCGCATTCTTCCATCCTCGTTGATGGACCGGAGCGGGCAGCGAGCCGAGCGATGTTGCATGCGGTGGGATTTAAGAAGGAGGATTTTAACAAGTCGCAGATCGGTGTGGCTTCAACCTGGAGCATGGTGACCCCGTGTAACATGCACATCGACCGCCTGGCGAGAGAAAGTGCGAAGGGGATTGATGCAGCGGGCGGCAAGAGCATCATTTTTAACACGATCACCATTTCCGATGGGATCAGCATGGGAACCCAGGGGATGAAGTATTCTTTGGTGTCGCGTGAGGTGATTGCCGACTCGATTGAAACGGTGGTGGGATGCGAGTGTTTGGATGGCTTTGTGGCGATTGGTGGATGCGATAAAAACATGCCGGGTTGTGTGATCGCGATGGCGCGGTTGAATCGTCCGAGTGTGTTTGTTTATGGGGGAACGATTTTGCCGGGCTGCATTGGTCCGGAGAAAAAAGAGGGGGACATTGTCACCGTGTTTGAGGCGGTGGGAAAACACGCCAACTGTTTGATTTCTGATGATGAGTTGCATGAGATTGAAGAGGCAGCCATTCCGGGTGAGGGATCATGTGGCGGGATGTATACCGCCAACACCATGGCGAGTGCGATTGAGGCGATGGGTTTGTCGTTACCAAATAGCGGGGCTCAATCGGCGGTGGGTGATGACAAGATGCGCGACTGCTTTGATGCGGGTGTGGCGGTGTTGAACATGATCAAGCTGGGCATTCGTCCGAGTGACATTTTATCGAAGGAGTCGTTTGAGAATGCGATCACGCTGGTGATTGCCTTGGGCGGATCGACCAATGCGGTGCTGCATTTGATTGCGATGGCGCACAGTGCGGGGATCAAGCTGACGATTGATGACTTTACGCGGGTTGGCAAAAAGACGCCGGTGCTGGCGGACTTGAAACCGAGCGGCAAATATTTCATGAACGATCTGGTGAAGATCGGGGGCACGGTGCCGCTGATGAAGATGTTGGTGGAGGAAGGGTTGATGCATGGCGATTGCATGACGGTGACGGGTCGCACGATGAAGGAAAACTTGAGCAAGATTAAGCTGAAGTATCCGAAGGATCAGAAGATCATTTTCCCGGTGAGCAATCCGATCAAGAAGGACAGTCATCTGGTGATCTTCCGCGGCAATCTTTGTCCCGAGGGTGCGGTGGGCAAGATCAGTGGCAAGGAGGGCTTTGAGTTCTCCGGCAAGGCGATTGTGTTTGAATCAGAAGAGACGGCCTTGCAGGCAATCCTGCACGACAAGGTGAAGAAGGGGCACGTCATCATCATTCGCAGTGAAGGGCCGCAGGGTGGACCAGGGATGCGTGAGATGTTGTCGCCGACGAGTGCGATCATGGGCAAGGGACTTGGCAAGGACGTGGCGTTGATCACGGATGGTCGCTTCAGCGGTGGCAGCCATGGTTTTGTGATTGGTCATGTGACGCCGGAGGCATTTGTGGGGGGACCGATCGCGGTGATCAAGAATGGAGATGCGATCACGATTGATGCGGTCAAGCGGATGATCACGCTGGGGATTCCTGATAAAGAATTGAAGGCGAGATTGAAGGCGTGGAAGCAGCCGAAACCACGGGTGAAACGCGGGGTGCTGGCCAAGTATGCGGCGACCGTGCAAAGCGCGAGCCTGGGCGCGGTGACGGATTTGGATGTGGTGGGCTGA
- a CDS encoding YHS domain-containing protein, whose protein sequence is MLAILALSLTSAISYAAPVNTTCPVAGKPAKDSVTTKHEGKDVAFCCNGCKGKFEADPAKYADKVKKD, encoded by the coding sequence ATGCTAGCCATTCTTGCGCTCTCCCTCACCAGCGCCATTTCCTACGCAGCCCCGGTCAACACCACCTGCCCTGTCGCCGGCAAACCTGCCAAAGACAGCGTCACCACTAAGCATGAAGGCAAAGATGTCGCCTTCTGCTGCAACGGCTGCAAAGGCAAGTTCGAAGCCGATCCCGCCAAGTACGCTGACAAAGTCAAAAAAGACTGA
- a CDS encoding glycosyltransferase family 9 protein, translated as MTSENPPDLSRYASLFIVKPSSLGDIVHTLPAVNLLKQAHPHLKIRWISNPEWMPLLEGNPDLTEVVPFPRKEFRGIGGAAKFFLWSRTLNAAARDLPELTLDFQGLLRSALISKARGSDTIIGLSDAREGASLLHDHVVTVNPGAHAVDRNLEIPRYLGIEPSADQELRFHLPAGTKPAHADLPDEYLLIHPTSRGEGKSLSHDILQTLCDCLAPRPVIIVGREEQPPELRGKHILSLINQTTLPELLWLIHHAKACLSVDSGPMHLAAAAGIPTLGIHTWSDPRKVGPYQSTAEVWKAGRIAHRQDFQDAEAAMHKQVESNDARRMGDFLLKRWELHPADSVTAATRSL; from the coding sequence ATGACCTCCGAAAATCCCCCTGACCTTTCCCGATACGCCTCGCTGTTCATCGTCAAACCGAGTTCCCTCGGCGACATCGTCCACACCCTTCCCGCGGTCAATCTTCTCAAGCAGGCTCATCCCCATCTAAAAATTCGTTGGATCAGCAATCCTGAATGGATGCCCCTCCTCGAAGGCAATCCCGATCTCACGGAAGTCGTCCCCTTCCCCCGCAAAGAATTCCGTGGCATTGGTGGCGCTGCCAAATTTTTCCTCTGGTCACGCACCCTCAACGCCGCCGCGCGCGACCTCCCCGAGCTCACCCTCGACTTCCAAGGCCTTCTTCGCAGCGCCCTCATCAGCAAAGCCCGTGGCTCCGACACCATCATCGGTTTGTCCGACGCCCGCGAAGGAGCCTCGCTGCTTCACGACCATGTCGTCACGGTCAATCCCGGCGCCCACGCGGTGGATCGCAATCTCGAAATCCCACGCTATCTCGGCATCGAACCCTCTGCCGACCAGGAACTTCGCTTCCATCTCCCCGCAGGAACGAAACCTGCACATGCCGACCTCCCCGACGAATACCTGCTCATTCACCCCACCTCGCGAGGCGAAGGCAAATCTCTTTCCCACGACATTCTGCAAACCCTCTGCGACTGCCTTGCTCCCCGACCCGTCATCATCGTAGGCCGGGAAGAACAGCCACCCGAGCTTCGCGGCAAACACATCCTCTCACTCATCAACCAGACCACCCTCCCCGAGCTGCTCTGGCTGATCCACCACGCCAAAGCCTGTCTCAGCGTCGACAGTGGCCCCATGCATCTCGCCGCCGCCGCCGGCATCCCCACCCTCGGCATTCACACCTGGAGCGATCCCCGCAAAGTTGGTCCCTACCAATCCACAGCTGAAGTTTGGAAAGCAGGTCGAATCGCCCATCGTCAAGACTTCCAGGACGCCGAAGCCGCCATGCACAAACAGGTCGAATCGAACGACGCCCGTCGCATGGGCGACTTCCTCCTCAAACGCTGGGAACTCCATCCAGCCGACTCGGTGACCGCCGCCACGCGCTCGCTGTAA
- a CDS encoding metallophosphoesterase family protein: MRYAIFGDIHANWEALMTVMEDAQQQQCTHYVCLGDVVGYNANPCECLDYVRALNCPVVKGNHDEESTQERTLDELNPLAESALLWTRQRLSEDQKQWLRELKYVRQVRDFTIVHATLDSPGSWAYISNRFDAMASFSYQFTQLCFYGHTHAPRIYEKDDTVRCLRDTEAQLKRGVKYFINVGSVGQPRDGDWRSSYAIYDVDNQTVNVRRLEYDLQTTQQKIIAAGLPAVLAERLALGR; encoded by the coding sequence ATGCGTTACGCCATCTTCGGAGACATCCACGCCAATTGGGAAGCCCTCATGACTGTCATGGAGGATGCCCAACAACAGCAATGCACCCATTATGTGTGCTTGGGGGATGTCGTGGGCTACAACGCCAACCCCTGTGAGTGCCTCGATTACGTCCGCGCCCTCAACTGTCCCGTCGTCAAAGGCAACCATGATGAGGAATCCACCCAAGAACGCACCCTCGACGAACTCAACCCCCTCGCCGAAAGCGCCCTCCTCTGGACCCGGCAACGCCTCAGCGAAGACCAGAAGCAGTGGCTCCGCGAACTTAAATACGTCCGCCAAGTTCGCGACTTCACCATCGTCCACGCCACCCTCGACTCCCCCGGCAGCTGGGCCTACATCTCGAATCGCTTCGACGCGATGGCCAGCTTCAGCTACCAGTTCACCCAGCTCTGCTTCTACGGCCACACCCACGCCCCGCGCATCTACGAAAAAGACGACACCGTCCGCTGCCTCCGCGACACCGAAGCCCAGCTCAAACGCGGCGTGAAATATTTTATCAATGTCGGCAGCGTCGGCCAGCCTCGCGATGGAGACTGGCGTTCCTCCTATGCCATCTATGACGTCGACAACCAGACCGTCAACGTCCGCCGCCTCGAATACGACCTGCAGACCACCCAGCAAAAGATCATAGCCGCCGGACTACCTGCCGTGCTGGCAGAACGCCTCGCCCTCGGCCGATGA
- a CDS encoding ABC transporter permease: protein MSTATSASAPHRNFSPARIWALATSTVTQLLRMKILVFLAVFSLIVVATGFAFPTMSPEQQLKLLKDVSLGALQLFSIVIAIAATALLLPRDLEDRTLYTILSKPVPRYEYLIGKLLGVILLLAGGLLVMDIIFSGVVWLKQNLIISSQIAALRAEQNDTPENIAAITAITSQYGLSWSLHAGVFSIFLKSAVIAALSLLISCFASSTLFTIVVSLGFTIAGHGQQLMRDWFLSSLSGFWEKSISLVLTLICPDLGLFDLVEAAIRGDIIPLNVLANVTGIALLYIIGYTAVAHLFFVDKEL from the coding sequence ATGAGCACCGCCACTTCTGCTTCTGCACCTCATCGCAACTTCTCGCCCGCCCGCATCTGGGCGCTTGCGACCAGCACCGTCACCCAGCTTCTCCGCATGAAGATCCTGGTGTTTCTCGCGGTCTTCAGCCTCATCGTTGTCGCCACCGGCTTCGCTTTCCCAACCATGAGCCCCGAGCAGCAGCTCAAACTCCTTAAAGACGTCTCCCTCGGTGCCCTCCAGCTTTTTTCCATCGTCATCGCCATCGCCGCCACCGCCCTTCTGCTCCCGCGCGACCTCGAAGACCGCACGCTCTACACCATCCTCAGTAAACCCGTCCCACGTTACGAATACCTTATCGGCAAACTCCTCGGCGTGATCCTCCTTCTCGCCGGCGGACTCCTCGTCATGGACATCATCTTCAGCGGCGTTGTCTGGCTCAAACAAAATCTCATCATCTCCAGTCAAATCGCCGCCCTGCGCGCCGAACAAAACGACACCCCCGAAAACATCGCCGCCATCACCGCCATCACCAGTCAATACGGCCTCAGCTGGAGCCTGCACGCCGGAGTTTTCTCCATCTTCCTCAAATCCGCCGTCATCGCCGCCCTGTCCCTGCTCATCTCCTGCTTCGCCAGCTCCACCCTCTTCACCATTGTTGTCTCCCTCGGCTTCACCATCGCCGGTCACGGACAACAACTCATGCGCGACTGGTTCCTCAGCAGCCTGTCTGGATTTTGGGAAAAATCCATCAGCCTCGTCCTCACCCTCATTTGCCCAGACCTCGGCCTCTTCGATCTCGTCGAAGCCGCCATCCGAGGAGACATCATTCCACTAAATGTTCTCGCCAACGTCACTGGCATCGCCCTTCTTTACATCATTGGGTATACCGCCGTCGCCCATTTGTTCTTTGTCGACAAAGAACTCTAA
- a CDS encoding ABC transporter ATP-binding protein has translation MSADPTSAVEVTDLTKIFISGMRKQPLVAVRDLSFSVRPGEVYGLIGPNGCGKSTTMKVMLGLLKPTKGSASIFGQSANEVSSRKDVGFLPENPYFYKHLSGLETLHFYGKLCGMKGSELRDRTNAMLKLVGLESASSRRVGGYSKGMLQRIGLAQALIHEPRLLILDEPTAGVDPVGSRKLRDLILQLKQNGITIVVTSHLLEQMQEVCDRVGIMSNGRMVREGQLEDLISVENQTEFIIENAPPELIAEIRQLTEKAGSKVVSLGKPRTTLERLFIESTVQTGDAEK, from the coding sequence ATGAGTGCCGATCCCACCAGTGCCGTCGAGGTCACCGACCTCACCAAAATCTTCATCAGCGGCATGCGCAAACAGCCGCTCGTTGCCGTGCGCGACCTCAGCTTCTCCGTCCGCCCGGGAGAAGTCTACGGCCTCATCGGACCCAACGGCTGCGGCAAGTCCACCACCATGAAGGTCATGCTCGGCCTCCTCAAGCCCACCAAAGGCTCCGCAAGCATCTTCGGCCAGAGCGCCAATGAGGTCAGCAGCCGCAAAGACGTCGGTTTCCTTCCCGAAAATCCCTACTTCTACAAACACCTCAGCGGCCTCGAAACGCTCCACTTCTACGGCAAACTCTGTGGCATGAAAGGCAGCGAACTGCGCGATCGCACCAACGCCATGCTGAAACTCGTGGGGCTCGAAAGTGCCTCCAGCCGCCGCGTCGGCGGTTACTCCAAAGGCATGCTCCAACGCATCGGCCTGGCCCAGGCGCTCATCCACGAACCCCGCCTCCTCATCCTCGACGAACCCACCGCTGGCGTCGATCCCGTCGGTTCCCGCAAACTTCGCGACCTCATTCTTCAACTCAAACAAAACGGCATCACCATCGTCGTCACCTCGCACCTGCTCGAACAGATGCAGGAAGTCTGCGACCGCGTCGGTATCATGTCCAACGGTCGCATGGTCCGTGAAGGCCAGCTCGAAGACCTCATCTCGGTCGAAAACCAGACTGAGTTCATCATCGAAAACGCCCCACCCGAACTCATCGCCGAAATCCGGCAGTTGACTGAAAAAGCTGGCTCCAAAGTCGTCTCCCTCGGCAAACCCCGCACCACCCTCGAACGTCTCTTCATCGAATCCACCGTGCAAACCGGCGACGCCGAGAAATAA
- a CDS encoding acylphosphatase produces the protein MPAKKAIFNGHVQGVGFRYTVKRIASGYEVVGTVRNLEDGRVEVQAHSHDPAEVDAFIEDIKTSCLGGNIKDAEIHDISDLADVKGFSIIE, from the coding sequence ATGCCTGCCAAAAAAGCCATCTTTAACGGCCACGTCCAGGGTGTCGGCTTCCGCTACACCGTCAAACGCATCGCCTCCGGTTACGAAGTCGTCGGAACCGTGCGCAACCTTGAAGATGGCCGCGTTGAAGTCCAGGCCCACTCCCACGACCCCGCCGAAGTGGATGCCTTCATCGAAGACATCAAAACCTCCTGCCTCGGAGGAAACATCAAAGATGCCGAAATCCATGACATATCCGACCTCGCCGATGTCAAAGGCTTCAGCATCATCGAATAA
- a CDS encoding phytoene/squalene synthase family protein, with protein MSMSSAPSASEQITQRSKSNLAFALLTLPPHRRRDMITFYAFCRIIDDIADEPGIEPDQRQRDLDTWRNGLLHGFTNPDEVQREVAALIPRHQIDPALFAEIIDGMQSDLTQTRYQTYPELLAYCYKVASVVGLISIRIFGCENPASRDYAINLGYALQLTNIIRDVGEDALNGRIYLPQEDLQSFQVTEAEILNGKPGPQLTKMMQHQSQRAIDFYQLACQNPPTDDRHRLIAARMMGRTYREVLEKVRAQKFSVFGPRIGLSKLRKLTILATYTLRGLLKIG; from the coding sequence ATGAGCATGAGCAGCGCCCCCTCCGCGTCCGAGCAAATCACCCAGCGCAGCAAGTCCAACCTTGCCTTCGCCCTGCTCACCCTGCCCCCGCACCGACGCAGGGACATGATCACCTTCTACGCGTTCTGCCGCATCATCGACGACATTGCCGACGAACCCGGCATCGAACCCGACCAACGCCAGCGCGACCTCGACACCTGGCGCAATGGACTCCTCCACGGATTCACCAACCCCGACGAAGTCCAACGCGAAGTCGCCGCCCTTATCCCCCGTCACCAGATCGACCCCGCCCTGTTTGCTGAAATCATCGACGGCATGCAGTCCGACCTCACCCAGACCCGCTACCAAACATACCCCGAACTGCTCGCTTACTGCTACAAAGTCGCCTCCGTCGTCGGCCTTATCAGCATCCGCATCTTTGGCTGTGAAAACCCCGCCAGTCGCGACTACGCCATCAACCTCGGCTACGCCTTGCAGCTGACCAACATCATCCGCGACGTCGGTGAAGACGCCCTCAACGGCCGCATCTATCTCCCCCAGGAAGACCTGCAATCCTTCCAGGTCACCGAAGCCGAAATCCTCAACGGCAAGCCCGGCCCCCAACTCACCAAAATGATGCAGCACCAATCCCAGCGTGCCATCGACTTCTACCAACTCGCCTGTCAAAACCCCCCCACCGACGACCGCCACCGCCTCATCGCCGCCCGCATGATGGGCCGCACCTATCGCGAAGTCCTCGAAAAAGTCCGCGCCCAGAAGTTTTCCGTCTTCGGACCCCGCATCGGCCTCAGCAAACTCCGCAAACTCACCATCCTCGCCACCTATACCCTCCGCGGCCTCCTCAAAATCGGCTAA
- the lepB gene encoding signal peptidase I: MFFTPRYLKQAKLLDKGVTRFLDYKRDILPVERLKEIDLLHGEFKDAMRQRDPKRLESLSSSLNRACERALPNLRHSDWVENIEVFFVSIVIAVGIRSYIVQPFQIPTSSMQPTLNGIIAHATEEDPTPSLIGKIGGFFTATTYINAVSDRDGTLRRRQPVTEHKFFIFRPYSKIHFEDGHSITVKCPMDKLVNDLRFAERVSGTLVEGEPYTTPDNRTNYTISAGGQSIKKGQLLARGWVRSGDHVVVNKFVYHFRQPTRGEVFVFTTKNIGYIEDESRFDSRWGSQHYIKRLTGVPGDSLVPSPPRLLINGQPATEPGIRRVADEAEPRTMANDGLVYHGYSFDPIRMMRPPYVLPTTPRREYFAMGDNSYSSSDSRYFGHIPEQNLVGPGWFCYWPLGKNWGLIR; this comes from the coding sequence ATGTTTTTCACCCCGCGCTACCTCAAACAGGCCAAACTCCTCGACAAAGGCGTCACCCGGTTTCTCGACTACAAACGGGACATTCTCCCCGTGGAACGCCTCAAAGAAATCGATTTGCTCCACGGCGAATTCAAAGACGCCATGCGCCAGCGCGATCCCAAACGCCTCGAATCCCTCAGTTCCTCGCTCAATCGCGCCTGCGAACGCGCCCTTCCCAACCTCCGCCATTCCGACTGGGTCGAAAACATCGAAGTCTTTTTCGTCTCCATCGTCATCGCCGTCGGCATCCGATCCTACATCGTCCAGCCTTTCCAAATCCCCACCTCGTCCATGCAACCCACCCTCAACGGCATCATCGCCCATGCCACCGAGGAGGACCCCACCCCCAGCCTGATCGGAAAGATTGGCGGCTTTTTCACCGCCACCACTTACATCAACGCCGTTTCCGACCGCGATGGCACCCTTCGTCGCCGCCAGCCCGTCACCGAACACAAATTTTTCATCTTCCGCCCCTACAGCAAAATCCATTTCGAAGACGGCCACTCCATCACCGTCAAATGTCCCATGGACAAACTGGTCAACGACCTCCGTTTCGCTGAACGCGTCAGCGGCACGCTCGTCGAAGGCGAACCCTACACCACACCGGACAACCGCACCAACTACACCATCTCCGCCGGTGGACAGTCCATCAAAAAAGGCCAGCTCCTCGCCCGCGGCTGGGTGCGCAGCGGCGACCACGTGGTCGTCAACAAATTCGTCTACCACTTCCGCCAGCCCACCCGGGGCGAAGTCTTCGTCTTCACCACCAAAAACATCGGCTACATTGAAGACGAAAGCCGTTTTGATTCCCGATGGGGTTCCCAACATTACATCAAACGCCTCACCGGGGTCCCCGGCGACAGCCTCGTTCCTTCACCGCCCCGACTTCTCATCAACGGCCAGCCCGCCACCGAGCCCGGCATCCGCCGTGTCGCCGATGAAGCCGAACCGCGCACCATGGCAAACGATGGTCTGGTCTACCACGGCTATTCCTTCGATCCCATCCGCATGATGCGCCCTCCCTACGTTCTCCCCACCACCCCGCGCCGCGAATATTTCGCCATGGGAGACAACAGCTACTCCAGCTCCGACAGCCGCTACTTCGGTCACATTCCCGAGCAAAACCTCGTCGGCCCCGGCTGGTTCTGCTACTGGCCCCTTGGAAAAAATTGGGGCCTCATCCGCTGA
- a CDS encoding undecaprenyl-diphosphate phosphatase: MNIIEAIILGLVQGLTEFLPVSSSGHIELGTFLLGVKAADNLLFSVVVHAATALSTVVVFRKDIVAILLDLLKFRWNEGTKLAMLIAVSMVPVGLVGVFFEKEVEAFFGGKIIFVGAMLMVTATLLTVTHFASKRSGEVTFGRALVIGLAQMVAILPGISRSGATICTALLVGVSRENAARFSFLMVLPPILGACLLKVLKFVKEPAMAEGVTGGVLTAGFLAAFLAGLAACVWMISIVKRGKLIYFAIYCAVVGLVAVVGGLMVGAR, encoded by the coding sequence ATGAATATTATTGAAGCGATCATTCTTGGGTTGGTGCAGGGGTTGACGGAGTTTTTGCCGGTGAGCAGCAGTGGCCACATTGAATTGGGGACATTTTTGCTGGGGGTGAAGGCGGCGGATAACTTGTTGTTTTCGGTGGTGGTGCATGCGGCCACGGCATTGAGCACGGTGGTGGTGTTTCGAAAGGACATTGTGGCGATCTTGCTGGACCTGCTCAAGTTTCGTTGGAATGAGGGAACGAAGCTGGCGATGTTGATTGCGGTTTCGATGGTGCCGGTGGGTTTGGTGGGGGTGTTTTTTGAGAAGGAGGTGGAGGCGTTTTTTGGTGGGAAGATCATCTTTGTGGGGGCGATGTTGATGGTGACGGCGACTTTGCTGACGGTGACGCATTTTGCTTCGAAGCGTTCAGGTGAGGTGACCTTCGGCCGGGCTCTGGTGATTGGGCTGGCGCAGATGGTGGCGATTTTGCCCGGGATTTCGCGCTCGGGTGCGACGATCTGCACGGCGTTGCTGGTGGGGGTTTCGAGGGAGAATGCGGCGCGGTTTTCGTTTTTGATGGTGCTGCCGCCGATTTTGGGGGCGTGTTTGTTGAAGGTGTTGAAGTTTGTGAAGGAACCGGCGATGGCGGAGGGGGTGACGGGTGGCGTGTTGACGGCAGGTTTCCTGGCGGCGTTTTTGGCGGGACTGGCGGCGTGTGTGTGGATGATTTCGATCGTGAAACGCGGCAAGTTGATTTATTTTGCGATCTATTGTGCGGTGGTGGGATTGGTGGCGGTGGTGGGCGGTTTGATGGTGGGGGCTCGGTAA
- a CDS encoding P-II family nitrogen regulator, which produces MKKVEAIIKPHKFEEVQETLREAGIHGMTVTEVKGFGRQRGHTEIYRGSEYTVDFLPKTKIEILVSDEQLNTVITALIESAKTGKIGDGKIFVYDITDVLRIRTGERGIDAL; this is translated from the coding sequence ATGAAAAAAGTCGAAGCCATCATCAAGCCGCACAAGTTCGAAGAAGTTCAGGAAACCTTGCGTGAGGCTGGCATTCACGGCATGACGGTCACTGAAGTCAAAGGCTTCGGACGTCAACGCGGTCATACCGAAATCTACCGCGGCAGCGAATACACCGTCGACTTCCTTCCCAAAACCAAGATCGAGATCCTCGTCTCCGACGAACAGCTCAACACCGTCATCACCGCCCTCATTGAATCCGCCAAAACCGGTAAAATCGGCGACGGCAAAATCTTTGTTTACGACATCACCGACGTTCTTCGCATCCGCACCGGCGAACGCGGCATCGATGCGCTTTGA